A DNA window from Aestuariispira ectoiniformans contains the following coding sequences:
- a CDS encoding lytic transglycosylase domain-containing protein, translated as MDQHFLNKTLKTFRAAFLATALLAVPAGSVAHASDGDTAALPPVGQEPDNLVHDQTPLPTLLSKADADRYARIFDLQKDGKLRAADRLIKQLSDDVLMGHVLFQRYMHPTAYRSKYVELKKWMDKYADHPGAKRIYELAIKRRPHNYKYPKRPRGVDLPDITSEESPETPVIQKRLRPKKPYRSKAQRRAIAKEQRIVRRLVQRGSVTISLERLSKPKYKRLFDKVTYAESLGVIARGYYRYHKDQEALDVVAQAIKTSAKTAEDARWWGGLAAWRAKRYDLAARYFSALADLPYADGNKRAAAAFWAARAYLVGGQPDKVNPALEKAARYRRSFYGLLANHGLGNKPDFNWNGPTLSALESDFLLRIPAAQRAIALIQAGQTSRAETELRRFVGELPPSLSNAMLAFTDAAGLADLAYRLGADLERREGRRLDTAVYPLPGWEPKDGFKLDKALIFAFVRQESRFRPRARSRVGARGLMQLMPATAGYIAGTPFRGKNREKLYDPATNLALGQKYVSYLLGDKISGDNLFTLTAAYNGGPGNLQKWMAKVDYQDDPLLFIESLPSRETRLFIEHVVSNLWIYRSRLGQPTPSMDALLAGYWPSYVNLDDNRFAESGTNVTN; from the coding sequence GTGGATCAGCATTTCTTGAACAAGACGCTGAAGACGTTTCGTGCAGCCTTTCTGGCGACTGCCCTTCTTGCGGTCCCGGCAGGTTCTGTTGCGCATGCCTCCGACGGCGATACCGCCGCCCTGCCACCTGTCGGCCAGGAACCCGACAACCTTGTTCATGACCAGACCCCGCTGCCGACCCTTCTGTCAAAGGCCGACGCCGATCGCTATGCCCGGATCTTCGACCTTCAGAAAGACGGCAAGTTGCGTGCCGCAGACCGCCTGATCAAACAACTCTCCGACGACGTCCTGATGGGGCATGTCCTGTTCCAGCGTTATATGCATCCAACCGCCTATCGGTCCAAATATGTGGAACTGAAAAAGTGGATGGATAAATACGCGGATCATCCGGGTGCGAAACGCATCTACGAACTGGCGATCAAACGGCGTCCCCATAACTACAAATATCCCAAACGCCCGCGTGGCGTGGACCTGCCCGATATCACGTCGGAGGAAAGTCCGGAAACGCCCGTCATCCAGAAGCGGCTGCGCCCAAAAAAACCCTACCGCTCCAAGGCGCAGCGGCGCGCAATTGCCAAAGAACAGCGGATTGTCCGCCGGCTGGTGCAGCGCGGCAGCGTGACTATCTCCCTGGAACGGTTGAGCAAGCCAAAATACAAGCGCCTTTTTGACAAAGTGACCTACGCGGAAAGCCTGGGCGTGATCGCACGCGGCTACTACCGCTATCACAAGGACCAGGAAGCGTTGGACGTGGTGGCACAGGCCATCAAGACGTCGGCCAAAACCGCGGAAGACGCCCGTTGGTGGGGTGGTCTGGCCGCATGGCGTGCCAAACGTTACGACCTTGCGGCACGCTATTTTTCGGCATTGGCGGACCTGCCTTATGCCGATGGCAATAAACGCGCTGCGGCGGCTTTCTGGGCTGCCCGCGCCTATCTGGTTGGCGGCCAGCCTGACAAGGTGAACCCGGCCCTTGAGAAAGCCGCCCGCTATCGCCGCAGCTTCTACGGCCTGCTGGCCAATCACGGCCTTGGCAACAAACCGGATTTCAACTGGAACGGCCCGACGCTGAGCGCGCTGGAGTCTGACTTCCTGCTGCGCATTCCTGCCGCCCAGCGCGCCATCGCCCTGATCCAGGCAGGCCAGACGAGCCGGGCCGAAACCGAACTGCGCCGCTTTGTCGGAGAACTTCCGCCCTCGCTCAGCAATGCCATGCTGGCCTTCACCGATGCCGCCGGACTGGCCGACCTCGCCTATCGCCTGGGCGCGGACCTGGAACGCCGTGAAGGCCGCCGCCTGGACACGGCGGTCTACCCGCTGCCCGGCTGGGAGCCGAAAGACGGATTCAAACTGGACAAGGCCCTGATCTTTGCCTTCGTGCGGCAGGAATCCCGCTTCCGCCCACGCGCCCGCAGCCGCGTCGGCGCCCGTGGCCTGATGCAGTTGATGCCCGCAACCGCAGGCTATATCGCCGGGACGCCCTTCCGTGGCAAGAACCGGGAAAAACTCTATGATCCGGCGACCAATCTGGCCTTGGGACAGAAATATGTCTCCTACCTCCTGGGTGACAAAATCAGCGGTGACAACCTGTTCACCCTGACCGCCGCCTATAACGGCGGGCCGGGCAATCTCCAGAAATGGATGGCCAAGGTCGATTATCAGGATGACCCGCTTCTGTTTATCGAAAGCCTGCCCTCGCGGGAAACGCGGCTTTTCATTGAGCATGTGGTCAGCAACCTGTGGATCTACCGCAGCCGCCTGGGGCAACCCACGCCTTCCATGGATGCGCTGTTGGCCGGATACTGGCCCAGCTATGTCAATCTGGACGACAACCGCTTTGCCGAAAGCGGAACCAACGTCACAAATTGA
- a CDS encoding hydroxyethylthiazole kinase, with product MTDWPSRTAAALEKIRKFRPRVHCLTNAVAPELTANMLLAIGAQPSVTWNHTEIADFIASSQALLVNLGTLTEDRKKSIDIAVNEAARVGMPWVLDPVKVHRSPRRLDFAHNLLAQEPSIIRCNADEAAALGETPAIKVITGAIDRIEQGDCVVEIANGNPLMDRVTAMGCAGSAVITTFAAVLDDPFEAAVCGLLAVNVAGDIAASRAEGPGSFKPQFLDALFNLDARTLAARAKVTA from the coding sequence ATGACCGATTGGCCGTCTAGAACCGCAGCCGCCTTAGAGAAAATTCGAAAGTTCCGCCCGCGCGTGCACTGCCTGACCAATGCGGTCGCGCCGGAGCTGACAGCCAATATGCTGCTTGCCATCGGGGCACAGCCCTCGGTGACCTGGAACCATACGGAAATTGCTGATTTCATCGCTAGCAGTCAGGCGCTTCTGGTCAATCTGGGCACCTTGACCGAGGACCGGAAGAAATCCATCGACATTGCGGTGAACGAGGCCGCGCGTGTCGGCATGCCCTGGGTTCTGGACCCGGTCAAGGTGCATCGCAGTCCCCGGCGTCTGGACTTCGCGCACAACCTGCTGGCCCAGGAGCCGTCGATTATTCGATGCAATGCGGATGAGGCCGCTGCCTTGGGGGAGACCCCCGCGATCAAGGTCATTACCGGCGCAATCGACCGGATAGAACAAGGGGATTGTGTGGTGGAAATCGCCAATGGCAATCCGCTGATGGATCGGGTGACGGCCATGGGCTGTGCCGGGTCTGCGGTGATCACCACATTTGCGGCCGTGCTGGATGATCCATTTGAGGCGGCGGTTTGCGGCCTGTTGGCGGTCAATGTGGCGGGGGATATTGCGGCCAGTCGGGCCGAAGGACCCGGCAGTTTCAAACCCCAGTTTCTGGATGCGTTGTTCAATCTGGATGCGAGGACCCTGGCGGCCCGCGCAAAGGTGACGGCATGA
- a CDS encoding cupin domain-containing protein — MKEFPSVLNALDVKATTGSGYPGELSRICDGREKRRLGDLLGLSQFGVNLTTLQPGSGSSQRHWHEEEDEFIYVVSGVLTLINDEGEHELTAGMVAGFPAGHSDAHHLVNNSGEAASYLEIGTRSLNEVAHYPDVDLKAVKENGALQFLHKDGSTYSKDI, encoded by the coding sequence ATGAAGGAATTTCCGTCCGTATTGAATGCGTTGGACGTGAAAGCAACAACAGGATCGGGCTATCCAGGTGAGTTGAGCAGGATTTGCGACGGTCGGGAAAAGCGGCGTCTGGGCGACCTTCTGGGCCTGAGCCAGTTTGGTGTGAACCTGACGACATTACAGCCGGGCAGTGGTTCCTCCCAGCGGCATTGGCACGAAGAGGAAGACGAATTTATCTATGTCGTCTCAGGTGTGCTGACCCTGATCAACGATGAGGGGGAGCATGAACTGACCGCCGGTATGGTGGCCGGTTTTCCGGCGGGGCATTCTGACGCCCATCACCTGGTGAATAATTCCGGCGAAGCGGCCTCATATCTGGAAATCGGCACCCGATCCCTCAACGAGGTCGCCCATTATCCGGATGTGGATTTGAAGGCGGTGAAAGAAAACGGCGCGCTTCAGTTCCTCCACAAGGATGGTTCCACCTACAGCAAAGACATCTGA
- a CDS encoding substrate-binding periplasmic protein, protein MNLQAAIRFVSFSAAFAATALLWAYTACAQDAAQPYKIVVNSAPPYRIIESSAGKTIYAGIYIDIIKEAASRAQMPIKFVEVPFARALKLMEIGRADIMLGPNRTPEREAYMTYLMAELPEETKAFYILPNAPDITTYDDLLDRWVFVLNAAKYFDPFDTDKRIQKYFFNDYRTALKALKGRANAAVIAPELLGDYLLRLNRLVRKKASFMAPGKISYITVSRKSALQDKRQTLENALMAMAEDGSFDRIIAQYVDRPAIR, encoded by the coding sequence ATGAATTTGCAGGCAGCAATCCGATTTGTCTCATTTTCCGCAGCTTTTGCTGCCACTGCCCTCTTGTGGGCATATACCGCCTGCGCGCAGGACGCGGCACAACCTTATAAAATCGTTGTAAATTCCGCGCCTCCCTATCGCATCATAGAAAGTTCTGCGGGCAAAACGATCTATGCCGGCATCTATATCGACATCATAAAAGAAGCCGCCTCACGGGCGCAGATGCCGATCAAATTCGTCGAAGTTCCCTTTGCCAGGGCCCTGAAACTGATGGAGATCGGCCGGGCGGATATCATGCTGGGCCCGAACAGAACCCCGGAACGCGAGGCCTATATGACCTATCTGATGGCGGAACTGCCAGAGGAGACAAAGGCGTTCTATATACTCCCGAATGCCCCGGATATCACGACATACGACGACCTGCTGGACCGCTGGGTCTTTGTGTTGAACGCCGCGAAATATTTCGATCCCTTCGACACGGACAAACGCATCCAGAAATACTTTTTCAACGACTATCGCACCGCACTGAAGGCGCTCAAAGGACGCGCAAACGCCGCAGTCATCGCCCCGGAACTGCTGGGGGATTATCTGCTGCGTCTCAACCGGCTTGTACGCAAGAAGGCGAGCTTCATGGCGCCGGGCAAGATTTCCTATATTACGGTATCCCGGAAATCCGCATTGCAGGACAAGCGGCAAACTTTGGAAAACGCCCTGATGGCAATGGCAGAAGACGGCAGCTTTGACCGGATTATCGCTCAATATGTCGATCGACCGGCAATCCGATAG
- the queF gene encoding preQ(1) synthase produces MTEENIYANLTQLGGATVQPKSPEEAVLEKVPNPQKDTGYCVRFTAPEFTSLCPITGQPDFAHLVIDYVPGDWLVESKSLKLFLASFRNHGAFHEDCTVSIAKRLVDLLEPQWLRIGGYWYPRGGIPIDVFYQTGPAPEGVWIPEQSVAGYRGRG; encoded by the coding sequence ATGACCGAAGAAAATATCTACGCCAATCTGACCCAGTTGGGTGGCGCGACGGTACAGCCCAAAAGCCCGGAAGAGGCAGTGTTGGAAAAGGTACCGAACCCGCAGAAGGACACCGGCTATTGCGTGCGTTTCACCGCGCCGGAATTTACCTCACTCTGCCCGATCACCGGCCAGCCCGACTTCGCCCATCTGGTGATCGACTACGTGCCGGGCGACTGGCTGGTGGAAAGCAAATCGCTGAAGCTGTTCCTGGCGTCCTTCCGCAACCACGGGGCCTTTCACGAGGATTGCACGGTTTCCATCGCCAAACGCCTTGTGGACCTGCTGGAACCGCAATGGCTGCGTATTGGCGGTTACTGGTATCCGCGCGGCGGTATCCCCATCGACGTCTTCTACCAGACCGGCCCCGCCCCCGAGGGCGTCTGGATTCCCGAACAAAGTGTCGCGGGCTATCGCGGTCGCGGCTAA
- the moaB gene encoding molybdenum cofactor biosynthesis protein B, giving the protein MMPIDETRPFKPVRIAVLTVSDTRTFDDDRSGDTLVQRLEGDGHILADRKIIKDDATEITAILKDWIADPNVDVVITTGGTGVTGRDVTPEAFTQVCEKEIPGFGEMFRWISLPKIGTSTIQSRATAGVANGTYLFALPGSTGACKDGWDEILRSQLDFRHRPCNFVELMPRLLEK; this is encoded by the coding sequence ATGATGCCCATAGATGAAACCCGCCCCTTCAAGCCGGTCCGGATTGCAGTCCTCACGGTGTCCGACACCAGAACCTTTGATGACGACCGTTCCGGCGATACCTTGGTACAGCGCCTCGAAGGGGACGGCCATATTCTGGCGGACCGAAAAATCATCAAAGACGATGCGACAGAAATTACGGCAATCCTGAAGGACTGGATCGCCGACCCGAACGTTGATGTTGTAATCACCACAGGCGGCACCGGGGTCACCGGGCGCGACGTCACGCCGGAAGCCTTCACCCAGGTCTGCGAAAAGGAAATCCCGGGCTTTGGCGAAATGTTCCGCTGGATCAGCCTGCCGAAGATCGGCACCTCCACCATTCAGAGCCGCGCCACTGCCGGTGTCGCCAATGGCACCTATCTCTTCGCGCTGCCCGGCAGCACCGGGGCCTGCAAAGACGGCTGGGACGAAATCCTGCGCAGCCAATTGGACTTCCGTCACCGCCCCTGCAATTTCGTGGAACTGATGCCACGCCTGCTGGAAAAATAG
- the queD gene encoding 6-carboxytetrahydropterin synthase QueD: protein MFRISKEFHFSASHQLKGLPEDHPCARLHGHNYIVVVELESEALNHVGFVRDYRELGPLKSYIDDELDHRHLNDVLGDDQVTAELMAKHLYDWCKAIWPETSAVRISETPKTWAEYRP, encoded by the coding sequence ATGTTCCGCATATCAAAGGAATTTCACTTCTCCGCATCCCACCAGCTCAAGGGATTGCCGGAGGATCACCCCTGTGCACGCCTGCACGGCCATAACTATATAGTCGTGGTGGAACTGGAATCGGAAGCGCTGAACCACGTGGGCTTTGTGCGGGACTATCGTGAACTAGGCCCGCTCAAGTCCTATATTGATGACGAGCTGGACCATCGCCATCTGAACGACGTTCTGGGTGACGACCAGGTCACGGCAGAACTGATGGCGAAACATCTCTACGACTGGTGCAAGGCCATATGGCCGGAAACCAGCGCCGTGCGGATCAGCGAGACGCCCAAGACCTGGGCGGAGTATCGTCCATGA
- a CDS encoding uracil-DNA glycosylase — protein MIQHDSNMTDSDAMLAALQWQIAMGADECLAETGVDRYALVERQAEERRNAAQAAVSAAQGASRPQPAAARPGLSANAPLGAAEAAAESRKLARACNSLAELREAVEKFEGCALKQTASNTVFGDGNENADIMFIGEAPGQDEDRQGKPFVGVSGQLLDRMLSFIGLDRSKFYITNALYWRPPGNRTPTDGEVATCLPFLERHIELVNPKVLIFVGGRSGKTFLDTSEGITRLRGKWKDYKTDHMDQAVPAMAIFHPAYLLRNPEHKRLVWRDLLSLKRKMEELGLE, from the coding sequence ATGATTCAACACGACAGCAACATGACCGACAGCGACGCAATGCTGGCTGCCTTACAATGGCAAATTGCCATGGGCGCAGACGAATGCCTGGCCGAGACCGGCGTCGACCGCTATGCCTTGGTGGAACGCCAGGCCGAAGAACGCCGAAACGCAGCGCAGGCCGCAGTTTCCGCGGCACAAGGCGCATCGCGCCCGCAGCCGGCCGCCGCCCGGCCGGGTCTGTCTGCCAACGCCCCCTTGGGGGCGGCAGAAGCCGCTGCGGAAAGCCGGAAACTGGCACGCGCCTGCAACAGCCTTGCAGAACTGCGCGAGGCCGTCGAAAAATTTGAAGGCTGTGCCCTGAAACAGACCGCCAGCAACACCGTTTTCGGTGACGGTAATGAAAATGCCGACATCATGTTTATCGGTGAAGCCCCCGGCCAGGACGAGGACCGCCAAGGCAAACCCTTTGTCGGCGTCAGCGGACAACTGCTGGACCGGATGCTGTCTTTCATCGGACTGGACCGGTCAAAATTCTACATCACCAATGCGCTGTACTGGCGCCCGCCGGGCAACCGCACACCAACCGACGGCGAAGTGGCAACCTGCCTGCCCTTCCTTGAACGGCATATCGAACTGGTAAACCCGAAAGTCCTTATTTTCGTCGGCGGACGGTCCGGCAAAACCTTCCTCGACACATCAGAGGGCATCACGCGCCTGCGCGGTAAATGGAAGGACTACAAGACCGACCATATGGATCAGGCCGTGCCAGCCATGGCGATTTTCCACCCGGCCTATCTGTTGCGCAATCCGGAACATAAGCGCCTTGTCTGGCGGGATCTGTTGAGCCTGAAGCGTAAAATGGAAGAGCTGGGCCTCGAATAA
- the queE gene encoding 7-carboxy-7-deazaguanine synthase QueE: MTTKRIPKIRISEIFGPTIQGEGALIGQPTVFVRTAGCDYRCDWCDTPYAVGSRYRFDWQSMTAEEIFAEIEKLSGGEPLMVTLSGGNPAIPPLGDLITLGKAKGYRFAIETQGSIHRPWFADLDVLTLSPKPPSSYMETDWDKLDASVAAAGPDTRVSMKIVIFDDADYAYAKQVGARYPDLPLYLQPCNHTPHLGWGVNADQDPDMAGIMDRMRWLVDKVVEDRWFNATVLPQLHVMIWGGKSGV; encoded by the coding sequence ATGACGACCAAGCGCATCCCAAAAATCCGCATCAGCGAGATTTTCGGCCCGACCATCCAGGGCGAGGGCGCCCTGATCGGCCAACCGACAGTCTTCGTGCGCACGGCGGGATGCGATTATCGCTGCGACTGGTGCGACACGCCCTATGCCGTAGGTTCACGTTATCGTTTCGACTGGCAGTCCATGACAGCGGAAGAGATTTTTGCGGAGATCGAAAAACTGTCCGGCGGCGAGCCGCTGATGGTGACGCTGTCCGGCGGCAATCCGGCGATCCCGCCGCTGGGCGATCTGATCACTTTGGGCAAGGCCAAGGGCTATCGCTTTGCCATTGAGACACAGGGCTCCATTCATCGTCCGTGGTTTGCCGATCTCGACGTTTTGACGCTCAGCCCCAAACCGCCGTCCAGCTATATGGAAACGGATTGGGACAAGCTGGACGCCAGCGTGGCAGCAGCCGGGCCCGACACCCGTGTGTCCATGAAGATCGTGATCTTTGACGACGCGGATTACGCCTATGCCAAACAGGTTGGCGCACGTTATCCCGACCTGCCGCTCTATCTGCAGCCCTGCAACCACACGCCCCATCTGGGGTGGGGCGTGAATGCGGATCAGGACCCCGACATGGCGGGCATCATGGACCGGATGCGCTGGCTGGTCGACAAGGTCGTCGAGGATCGCTGGTTCAACGCGACCGTATTGCCGCAATTGCATGTGATGATCTGGGGCGGCAAGTCCGGCGTATGA
- a CDS encoding electron transfer flavoprotein-ubiquinone oxidoreductase, with amino-acid sequence MTGEAVERESMEYDVVIVGAGPSGLSAAIRLKQLEQETGKEISVCVLEKGAEVGAHILSGAVIEPRALNELIPDWKEKGAPLDTPAKEDHILFMTESKSFRLPTPPQMHNKGNYIISLGNFCRWLGDQAEAMGVEIYPGFAAAEVLYHEDGSVKGVATGDMGITKSGEHGPMYQPGMELHAKQTIFSEGCRGHLGKMLEQKFGLRSEDNFQTYGIGIKELWEIDPEKSEPGKIIHTTGWPMPSDTYGGSFLYHMEGNLVSIGFVVALDYSNPYMSPYQEFQRYKHHPAIKKYLEGGRRISYGARAINEGGFQSIPKLTFPGGMFIGCEAGFLNVPKIKGTHTSMKSGMTAAEATFAALTGEGEAPREIAAYPEQLKKTWLWDELYSVRNVRPSFKWGFWGGFIYSAIDTVLFRGKAPWTIKHHGPDHKSLKKKSECKPIDYPKPDGVISFDRLTNVSFSGTNHEEDQPCHLTLKDDSVPVKVNLAEYDGPEARFCPAGVYEFIDDEEGGGKKLQINAQNCVHCKTCDIKDPTQNINWVVPQGGEGPTYPNM; translated from the coding sequence ATGACAGGGGAAGCGGTGGAACGCGAGTCCATGGAATATGACGTCGTCATCGTCGGCGCCGGTCCGTCCGGCCTGAGCGCGGCGATCAGACTGAAACAGTTGGAACAGGAAACAGGCAAGGAGATTTCCGTCTGTGTCCTGGAGAAAGGCGCTGAAGTCGGCGCGCATATCTTGTCCGGCGCGGTGATTGAGCCGCGGGCATTGAACGAACTTATTCCGGATTGGAAGGAAAAGGGTGCGCCGCTGGATACCCCGGCGAAGGAAGACCACATCCTTTTCATGACGGAAAGCAAATCCTTCCGTCTGCCGACGCCGCCGCAGATGCATAACAAGGGTAACTATATCATTTCCCTTGGCAACTTCTGCCGTTGGCTGGGTGATCAGGCCGAAGCCATGGGCGTTGAGATCTACCCGGGCTTTGCCGCCGCCGAAGTCCTCTATCACGAAGACGGTTCCGTCAAAGGTGTCGCCACGGGGGATATGGGGATCACCAAATCCGGTGAACACGGTCCTATGTACCAGCCGGGCATGGAACTGCATGCCAAGCAGACCATCTTCTCCGAAGGCTGTCGCGGCCATCTGGGCAAGATGCTGGAGCAGAAATTCGGCCTGCGTAGCGAAGACAATTTCCAGACCTACGGGATTGGCATCAAGGAATTGTGGGAAATTGACCCGGAGAAATCCGAACCGGGCAAGATCATCCACACCACCGGTTGGCCGATGCCGTCCGATACCTATGGCGGGTCCTTCCTCTACCATATGGAAGGCAACCTGGTTTCGATCGGCTTCGTGGTCGCCCTGGATTATTCCAATCCCTATATGTCGCCGTATCAGGAATTCCAGCGCTACAAGCATCATCCGGCGATCAAGAAATATCTGGAAGGTGGCCGACGCATTTCCTATGGCGCGCGCGCCATTAACGAAGGCGGGTTCCAGTCCATTCCGAAGCTGACCTTCCCGGGCGGTATGTTCATCGGCTGTGAGGCCGGTTTCCTGAACGTGCCGAAGATCAAAGGCACCCATACCTCGATGAAGTCCGGCATGACGGCGGCGGAAGCCACCTTTGCCGCGCTGACAGGTGAGGGCGAGGCACCGCGCGAGATTGCGGCCTATCCGGAGCAGCTCAAGAAAACCTGGCTGTGGGATGAGCTTTATTCCGTCCGTAACGTGCGCCCGTCCTTCAAATGGGGCTTCTGGGGTGGCTTTATCTACAGCGCTATCGACACGGTTTTGTTCCGTGGCAAGGCACCCTGGACGATCAAGCATCACGGGCCGGATCACAAAAGCCTCAAGAAAAAGTCGGAATGCAAGCCGATCGACTATCCGAAGCCGGATGGTGTGATCAGCTTTGACCGCCTGACCAACGTCTCCTTCTCGGGCACGAACCATGAGGAAGACCAGCCCTGCCACCTGACGCTGAAAGACGACAGCGTGCCGGTGAAGGTGAATCTGGCCGAATACGATGGGCCGGAAGCGCGCTTCTGCCCGGCGGGCGTCTATGAGTTCATCGACGATGAAGAAGGCGGTGGCAAGAAACTGCAGATCAACGCACAGAACTGCGTTCACTGTAAGACTTGCGACATCAAGGACCCGACCCAGAATATCAACTGGGTTGTCCCGCAGGGTGGCGAAGGCCCGACCTACCCGAATATGTAA
- the queC gene encoding 7-cyano-7-deazaguanine synthase QueC encodes MKTIVICSGGLDSVTLAYKVAHEAELTRLVSFDYGQRHKKEVDYARLAAENLSVPHDLVDLRAVGALLSGSALTDDVDVPDGHYAEENMKITVVPNRNAIMLAVAFGIAAAQQADAVAAAVHGGDHFIYPDCRPAFTESFEAMQRQALDGYADVKLYTPFVTIPKADIVTEGAKHNVPFAETWSCYKGGEHHCGRCGTCVERREAFHLAGVEDPTVYADPDYWQAAVARATEHGLG; translated from the coding sequence ATGAAAACGATTGTTATCTGTTCCGGCGGACTGGATTCCGTCACCTTGGCCTATAAAGTGGCCCATGAGGCGGAATTGACCCGTCTCGTCTCTTTCGATTACGGCCAACGCCACAAGAAGGAAGTGGATTACGCCCGCCTTGCTGCGGAAAATTTGAGTGTGCCCCATGACCTGGTCGATCTGCGTGCTGTCGGCGCTTTGCTAAGTGGTTCGGCACTCACCGATGACGTGGACGTTCCCGACGGCCATTATGCCGAAGAGAATATGAAGATCACTGTGGTGCCTAACCGCAATGCAATCATGCTGGCGGTGGCCTTTGGTATTGCCGCGGCCCAGCAGGCCGACGCCGTGGCCGCCGCCGTCCATGGCGGAGACCATTTCATCTATCCGGACTGCCGCCCGGCCTTCACCGAAAGCTTTGAGGCCATGCAGCGTCAGGCGCTGGACGGCTATGCGGATGTGAAGCTCTACACGCCATTCGTGACGATCCCAAAGGCGGATATCGTGACCGAAGGCGCGAAGCATAACGTACCCTTCGCAGAGACCTGGTCCTGCTACAAGGGCGGGGAGCATCACTGCGGGCGCTGCGGCACCTGCGTGGAACGGCGGGAGGCCTTCCATCTGGCCGGTGTCGAAGACCCGACCGTCTATGCCGACCCGGATTACTGGCAGGCAGCAGTGGCGCGCGCCACGGAACATGGACTAGGGTAA
- a CDS encoding PA0069 family radical SAM protein, with product MYGTETAYDQLPNLPIKGRGSISNRVGRFERQDRVAIDDGWRSLTGETERPKLRTTLSVDTSKKVITYNQSPDVPFDRSINPYRGCEHGCVYCFARPSHAYWGLSAGLDFESKLFHKPDAPEILAKELSKKGYKPGPIALGANTDPYQPVERDQQLTRRILEVLAEFKHPFSIITKSDLVLRDLDIIAPMAKQGLASVAVSVTTLDRKLANRLEPRACTPSKRLEAIHELSKAGVPVTTLVAPIIPAINDHEIEAILQAVTRAGALSAGYVLLRLPREIDDLFCEWLDAYAPDRKDRVLSLIEECREGKRYRSFWGKRMTGSGVYADMIKQRFRLARKRLGLDQRHWQLDCSQFTVPPQVGDQMSLL from the coding sequence ATGTACGGGACAGAAACAGCATATGACCAATTGCCGAACCTCCCCATCAAGGGGCGGGGGAGCATCAGCAACCGGGTTGGGCGTTTTGAGCGTCAGGACCGCGTCGCCATCGATGATGGCTGGCGTTCCCTGACTGGGGAGACGGAACGGCCCAAGCTGCGCACGACACTATCTGTTGATACCAGCAAGAAGGTCATCACCTACAACCAGTCGCCGGATGTTCCCTTTGACCGGTCCATCAATCCCTATCGGGGATGCGAACATGGCTGTGTCTATTGTTTTGCCCGTCCCAGTCACGCGTATTGGGGCCTGTCCGCCGGGTTGGATTTTGAAAGCAAGCTGTTCCACAAGCCGGACGCCCCGGAAATCCTGGCGAAAGAGCTATCAAAGAAGGGCTACAAGCCCGGTCCGATCGCCCTTGGCGCCAATACCGACCCTTACCAGCCAGTGGAACGGGACCAGCAACTGACCCGGCGCATCCTTGAAGTCCTGGCGGAATTCAAACACCCCTTCTCCATCATCACGAAATCCGATCTTGTCCTGAGAGACCTGGACATTATCGCGCCGATGGCAAAACAGGGTCTGGCCTCCGTTGCGGTGTCGGTGACGACATTGGACCGGAAACTGGCCAACCGTCTGGAACCGCGGGCCTGCACCCCGTCCAAACGGCTGGAGGCGATCCATGAGCTGTCAAAGGCGGGTGTGCCCGTGACAACGCTTGTGGCCCCGATCATCCCGGCCATCAACGATCATGAGATCGAGGCCATCCTGCAGGCGGTAACACGGGCCGGCGCATTGAGTGCAGGTTATGTCCTGCTGCGCCTGCCGCGGGAAATCGACGATCTTTTCTGTGAGTGGCTCGACGCCTATGCGCCGGACCGCAAGGACCGGGTTTTGTCCCTGATCGAAGAGTGCCGCGAAGGGAAACGCTATCGCAGTTTCTGGGGCAAACGCATGACCGGCAGCGGTGTCTATGCGGATATGATCAAGCAGCGTTTCCGCCTTGCACGCAAACGCCTCGGCCTCGACCAGCGGCACTGGCAACTGGATTGCAGCCAGTTCACCGTGCCGCCCCAGGTCGGCGATCAGATGTCTTTGCTGTAG